One window from the genome of Roseofilum reptotaenium CS-1145 encodes:
- a CDS encoding YraN family protein produces MRLNPGMQGEETVAQWLQQQGAKILHRRWHCRWGELDLIVQWQEELVFVEVKTRSAGNWDQNGLGAISSRKQEKLRCAAELFLAESPEFGEWGCRFDVALVYYQRVGTCSDVRAISPPLTYNHQQFMIIDYLQGAF; encoded by the coding sequence ATGAGGCTCAATCCGGGAATGCAAGGAGAAGAGACCGTTGCTCAATGGTTGCAACAGCAAGGTGCAAAGATTTTGCATCGTCGGTGGCATTGTCGTTGGGGAGAGTTAGATCTGATTGTCCAATGGCAGGAAGAGTTGGTTTTTGTGGAGGTGAAAACCCGCAGTGCTGGCAATTGGGATCAGAATGGGTTAGGTGCAATTTCTTCTAGGAAACAGGAGAAATTGCGCTGTGCTGCGGAACTCTTTCTAGCTGAGTCACCTGAGTTTGGTGAATGGGGATGTCGTTTTGATGTGGCGTTGGTCTATTATCAGCGAGTGGGTACATGTTCAGATGTTCGGGCGATCTCCCCACCACTCACCTATAACCATCAGCAGTTTATGATTATAGACTATCTCCAAGGTGCATTTTAA
- a CDS encoding PAS domain S-box protein, whose product MSFASVSFQLPSLESVLDRHPVVVSPDLSVEEAIAFWNRESPYPYLVVSQNQQVLGMITVSDYHQIRTHWQKWRSVSVERVMTPQGCSLTWQPDLDLLAVTKLMVEEQIEYLPILNLQQNIMGVVCAHDLQKSLQDLDAISVYYGLAQLQAIHKKSDDRHNIGFQTLLDRTVTEIHQGLKCDRVLIYRFEPDGGGTVIAESVYPLCKSLLGIKIKDSHFGEDLFKAYINGRTQVTHDIESGGLTPCHVEFLRQIQVKANLVVPILQENHLWGLLTAQQAIAPRYWSRNDEAFLKQQADQLAICLKQSLPFQDLPTQLREHQWMHYTLEQEKNFTHAILSAVDALVVVVNQQGEIIYFNNACQRLSGVLEQQAQGQRFWEFLIPVAEQPQIKHVIGQALQGESTGAYQCHWVIQGSKKRRIEWSNQIFHDRGIVTHAIITGIDLSRRQEAQIQLRFRDRQQQTLTYLSQYAITATDLQSLMNEIVQQVAKTLSVDYVEILELLPNQAAFQMQAAHGFTSCYHHDLHHSIEQPTLGATKNTQPGYTLSCGQSVIVDDLQIETRFRGAALHNNRRIISSITTIIPGVKQPFGVLGVHSREHRHFNPDEVQFLEAIAHLLASFLEQHRLTEELNQFFNLSLDLFCIITFDGSFKRINPRFQGLLGYSSHQLQSRSLFDFIHPDDLAATQAQVQQLASRVPTVNFEHRYRCQDGSYRWIAWTAMPTDESYFYAVGRDITERREIEIALKESRKRYVTLATASPVGIFQTDNQGLCLYVNQCWCDMTDLSAQEAMMEGWLQTLHPEDSERVFQEWNKAVEEYRPFSSEYRFKHRDGSVVWVMGQAVADVDEEGKIVGYVGSITDISDRKQAEEALKYLNQTLEDQVAQRTADLETANEALCYAEERFRIALKNAPITVFNQDVDLRYTWIYNPTLGYTAEAVIGKSDRDLFAPEDAQKLERIKQQALDSQSSVREEVMLTDRGNLKCYDITVDPLSNLENQVIGITCAVLDITHRKKAELALQENERFIQRIADASPNILYIYDLEQHKTVYSNKNIALVLGYTPHEVQEMGNIVCEDFLHPEDRPKLAQWYQELMNANNTDIWELEYRMLDRNGESHWFVSRDTIFTRNAEGKPMQLLGAASDITERKEVEEQLRLSERAIAASSNGIVIIDAQQPDFPVISVNPAFERVTGYCAQDIIGKNCRILQGTDREQEGLETIRKALKNEESCTVVLRNYRKDGSLFWNRTTISPIHDDQGILTHYLGIQNNITEIKVAEERLLAKVKREELFGMITQRIRESLDLQEILRTTVQEVKQLLLSDRVLVYRILPNYTGQVIAEAVNPGWTGTLDKKFPEETFPRECYDQYLAGKTYAISDVTQTDIRPCLVEFLQEFQVKSKIVVPIIQNNLLWGLLIVHQCDRVRDWKEEEIELLKQIASQLAIAIQQSEFYQQLQRELKERIVAETALLMSQERIQYLLSSSPGILYSLRANDSLELTFVSDNAYDVIGYELLEMFEENFWWTHLHPEDQVKISQHGLKRLFDQGFYSHEYRFLHKDGRYIWIYDKLNLVRDEEGNPLEIIGYWIDITDRKRIEQKLQETTSRLTSLISNLQLGVLVKDEHHKVALINQTFCHLFKTTNCSEQLIGQEWGNIGDEFSHLFDRPEEISQHHQDIVAHNKIVTNQEIKLADGRILEQNYVPILIDSIDRGHLWMYRDISDRKQAESRLVTSLQEKEILLKEIHHRVKNNLLVVSNLLEFQADYVSDPTLIKVLEDSRNRIYSMALIHEKLYRSMTLDTINFGEYLQDLVLNLFESYNVEDNKVKFYLDIEPVLLNIETAHPCGLIVNELLSNTLKHAFPEEKIGKVEVIMYQKDNNQIVVKVADNGIGFPEDLDFRKVDSLGMELVCTLTEQLEGEITLFRDHGTTFELRFSELKYRQRV is encoded by the coding sequence ATGTCCTTTGCTTCTGTATCTTTTCAATTACCAAGTTTAGAAAGTGTACTGGATCGTCACCCTGTTGTGGTTTCCCCGGATCTCAGTGTAGAGGAAGCGATCGCGTTTTGGAATCGTGAATCGCCCTATCCTTATCTTGTGGTCAGCCAAAACCAGCAAGTATTAGGGATGATAACGGTATCGGATTATCATCAGATTCGCACCCATTGGCAAAAATGGAGATCGGTGAGTGTTGAGCGAGTCATGACTCCCCAGGGTTGTAGTTTAACGTGGCAACCAGATTTAGATCTGTTGGCCGTCACGAAACTGATGGTTGAGGAGCAAATCGAGTATTTACCTATACTCAATCTCCAACAGAATATCATGGGCGTAGTCTGTGCCCACGATCTGCAAAAAAGCTTACAAGATTTAGATGCGATCTCTGTTTACTATGGCTTGGCACAACTTCAAGCAATACACAAAAAATCTGATGATCGCCACAACATTGGTTTTCAGACGCTTCTGGATCGCACAGTTACAGAAATTCATCAGGGTTTAAAGTGCGATCGAGTCTTAATTTATCGTTTTGAACCGGATGGTGGTGGTACGGTAATTGCAGAATCTGTATATCCCTTATGTAAATCTTTATTAGGTATAAAGATTAAGGATTCTCATTTTGGTGAAGATCTGTTTAAAGCCTACATCAATGGCCGAACTCAAGTTACCCACGATATTGAATCAGGAGGCTTAACCCCTTGTCATGTGGAATTCTTACGGCAAATTCAGGTCAAGGCGAATTTGGTGGTTCCCATTCTCCAAGAGAATCATCTCTGGGGATTGCTAACCGCACAACAGGCGATCGCCCCTCGGTATTGGTCTAGAAACGATGAAGCCTTTCTTAAACAGCAAGCGGATCAATTGGCGATCTGCCTCAAACAAAGCTTACCGTTCCAAGATTTACCTACCCAACTGAGGGAACATCAATGGATGCACTATACGTTGGAACAAGAAAAGAACTTTACCCATGCCATTCTCAGTGCAGTTGATGCGTTAGTGGTGGTCGTTAATCAACAGGGTGAAATTATTTACTTTAATAATGCCTGCCAACGTTTAAGTGGTGTTCTGGAACAACAGGCTCAAGGTCAGCGATTTTGGGAATTTCTGATTCCCGTAGCCGAACAACCTCAGATTAAACACGTGATTGGGCAAGCACTCCAGGGAGAATCTACTGGGGCTTATCAATGCCACTGGGTGATTCAAGGTAGTAAAAAACGCCGTATTGAGTGGTCAAACCAGATCTTTCACGACCGGGGGATTGTAACCCATGCGATCATTACTGGAATAGATTTAAGCCGACGACAGGAAGCTCAAATCCAGCTTCGGTTTCGCGATCGCCAACAACAAACCTTAACCTATTTAAGCCAGTATGCGATCACAGCTACAGACTTACAGAGTCTGATGAACGAAATTGTACAGCAAGTTGCCAAAACTCTAAGTGTTGATTATGTAGAAATTCTGGAATTATTGCCCAATCAAGCAGCATTTCAAATGCAAGCTGCCCATGGATTTACTTCTTGTTATCATCACGATCTTCATCATTCCATTGAACAACCGACTCTTGGTGCCACAAAAAATACACAGCCGGGATATACTTTATCCTGTGGCCAATCTGTCATTGTAGACGATCTACAGATAGAAACTCGGTTTCGAGGGGCGGCGTTACATAATAATCGTAGAATCATCAGTAGCATAACCACCATTATTCCTGGTGTAAAACAACCCTTTGGAGTATTGGGAGTCCATAGCAGAGAGCATCGTCATTTTAATCCTGATGAAGTGCAATTTTTGGAGGCAATTGCCCATTTATTGGCTTCTTTCCTGGAGCAACATCGACTCACTGAAGAATTAAACCAATTTTTTAACCTTTCCCTCGATCTGTTTTGTATTATTACTTTTGACGGTTCTTTTAAACGGATCAACCCTCGTTTTCAAGGACTCTTAGGATATAGCTCACATCAACTGCAATCGAGGAGCTTATTTGACTTCATCCATCCCGATGATTTAGCAGCCACCCAAGCTCAAGTACAACAACTTGCCTCTAGAGTTCCCACCGTTAATTTTGAACATCGGTATCGCTGTCAGGATGGTTCCTATCGATGGATTGCTTGGACGGCTATGCCGACCGACGAATCCTATTTTTACGCCGTTGGTCGAGATATCACAGAGCGACGAGAAATAGAAATAGCCTTAAAAGAGAGTCGAAAACGCTATGTAACTTTAGCCACTGCTTCTCCTGTGGGGATCTTTCAGACGGATAATCAAGGTCTGTGTTTATACGTCAATCAGTGCTGGTGTGATATGACCGATCTATCAGCGCAAGAAGCAATGATGGAGGGTTGGTTGCAAACCCTCCATCCCGAAGATTCAGAACGGGTGTTTCAGGAGTGGAATAAAGCGGTTGAGGAGTATCGTCCCTTTTCTTCTGAGTATCGGTTTAAACATCGAGATGGAAGCGTGGTTTGGGTCATGGGTCAGGCGGTTGCTGATGTAGATGAGGAAGGGAAGATTGTAGGGTATGTGGGCAGTATTACTGATATTAGCGATCGCAAGCAAGCCGAAGAAGCTCTGAAATATCTCAATCAAACCCTAGAAGATCAAGTGGCTCAACGCACGGCTGATTTAGAAACCGCCAATGAAGCCCTCTGTTATGCCGAAGAACGGTTTAGGATTGCCCTAAAAAATGCCCCCATTACCGTTTTTAACCAAGATGTAGATCTGCGATATACCTGGATTTATAATCCCACTCTCGGTTATACCGCAGAAGCAGTAATTGGAAAGTCCGATCGAGATTTATTTGCTCCAGAAGATGCCCAAAAATTAGAACGAATCAAACAACAAGCCTTAGATTCTCAGAGCAGTGTGCGAGAAGAGGTCATGCTCACCGATCGTGGGAATTTGAAGTGCTACGATATAACTGTTGACCCCTTATCAAATTTAGAGAACCAGGTTATTGGAATTACTTGCGCAGTCTTAGATATTACTCACCGTAAAAAAGCTGAATTAGCTCTGCAAGAGAACGAGCGATTTATTCAACGTATTGCTGATGCCAGTCCGAATATTCTCTATATTTATGACTTAGAACAGCATAAGACTGTTTATAGTAACAAAAACATTGCTCTAGTCTTAGGTTATACTCCCCATGAGGTTCAGGAAATGGGCAATATTGTCTGTGAGGACTTCCTACATCCAGAAGATCGACCTAAACTAGCCCAATGGTATCAAGAATTGATGAATGCAAATAATACAGACATTTGGGAACTCGAATACCGAATGCTCGATCGCAATGGAGAATCGCATTGGTTTGTAAGTCGAGATACAATTTTTACTCGAAATGCCGAGGGAAAACCGATGCAGCTTTTGGGAGCTGCTTCTGATATTACGGAACGTAAGGAAGTTGAAGAACAGTTGCGCTTGAGTGAACGAGCGATCGCTGCTAGCAGTAATGGTATCGTTATTATTGATGCTCAACAGCCCGATTTTCCCGTGATTTCAGTTAATCCTGCTTTTGAGCGAGTCACCGGATATTGTGCACAAGATATAATCGGTAAGAATTGCCGAATTCTACAAGGGACGGATCGTGAGCAAGAGGGACTTGAAACGATTCGTAAAGCCTTAAAAAATGAAGAAAGCTGTACGGTTGTCTTGCGAAACTATCGCAAAGATGGAAGTTTATTTTGGAATCGAACTACTATTTCTCCGATTCATGATGATCAGGGTATTTTAACTCACTATCTAGGCATTCAAAATAATATCACTGAAATCAAAGTTGCTGAAGAACGTTTACTGGCTAAAGTTAAACGTGAAGAGCTGTTTGGCATGATTACTCAACGAATTCGAGAATCTTTAGATCTGCAAGAAATTTTGAGAACCACAGTCCAAGAAGTCAAACAGCTTTTACTCTCCGATCGCGTATTAGTTTATCGGATTTTACCCAATTATACAGGACAAGTAATTGCGGAAGCTGTTAATCCAGGTTGGACTGGAACCTTAGATAAAAAATTTCCAGAAGAGACCTTCCCTAGAGAATGCTACGATCAATATCTTGCTGGCAAAACTTATGCCATATCCGACGTTACTCAAACAGATATTCGTCCTTGCTTAGTTGAGTTTTTACAAGAATTTCAAGTCAAAAGTAAAATCGTAGTTCCCATTATTCAAAATAACTTACTTTGGGGATTGTTGATTGTCCATCAATGCGATCGAGTCAGAGACTGGAAAGAGGAAGAAATTGAGTTATTGAAACAGATTGCTTCCCAATTAGCGATCGCTATCCAACAATCAGAATTTTATCAGCAACTGCAAAGAGAGCTTAAAGAACGAATTGTTGCTGAAACAGCTTTATTAATGAGCCAAGAAAGGATTCAATATTTACTCTCTTCTAGTCCTGGTATTTTATATAGTTTGCGGGCAAATGATAGCTTAGAGCTTACATTTGTGAGTGACAATGCCTATGATGTTATTGGCTATGAATTACTGGAAATGTTTGAGGAAAACTTTTGGTGGACTCATCTGCATCCAGAAGATCAAGTCAAAATCAGTCAGCATGGCTTAAAGCGTTTATTTGACCAGGGTTTTTATAGCCATGAATACCGTTTTTTACATAAAGATGGCAGATATATTTGGATCTACGACAAACTCAATTTAGTCCGTGATGAAGAAGGTAATCCTCTAGAAATTATTGGCTATTGGATTGACATTACCGATCGCAAGCGAATCGAACAAAAATTACAAGAAACAACTTCTCGATTAACCAGCTTAATTTCCAATCTTCAACTGGGTGTTTTAGTTAAGGATGAACATCATAAAGTCGCGTTAATCAACCAAACATTTTGTCATCTATTCAAAACCACAAATTGTTCTGAACAATTAATTGGGCAAGAATGGGGAAATATTGGAGATGAATTTTCACATTTATTTGATCGCCCAGAAGAAATTAGTCAACACCATCAAGATATTGTCGCCCATAATAAAATAGTGACCAACCAGGAAATCAAATTGGCTGATGGTCGCATCTTAGAACAAAATTATGTTCCTATATTGATTGACTCTATTGATCGCGGACATCTATGGATGTATCGAGATATTAGCGATCGCAAACAAGCTGAAAGTCGATTGGTGACTTCTTTGCAAGAAAAAGAAATTCTCTTAAAAGAAATTCATCATCGAGTTAAAAATAATTTATTGGTCGTTTCTAATCTATTGGAATTTCAAGCAGATTATGTTAGCGATCCGACGTTAATTAAAGTTTTGGAAGATAGTCGCAATCGTATTTATTCCATGGCTCTGATTCATGAAAAACTCTATCGGTCGATGACCCTAGATACGATTAATTTTGGTGAATATTTGCAAGATTTAGTCCTCAATTTGTTTGAATCCTATAATGTAGAAGACAATAAGGTTAAATTTTATTTGGATATCGAACCCGTTCTATTAAATATAGAAACAGCTCATCCCTGTGGCTTAATTGTAAATGAGTTATTGTCCAATACTTTAAAACATGCTTTTCCTGAAGAAAAAATAGGAAAAGTGGAGGTAATTATGTATCAAAAAGATAACAATCAAATTGTCGTCAAAGTAGCGGATAATGGAATTGGTTTTCCAGAAGACTTGGATTTTCGCAAGGTTGATTCTTTGGGCATGGAGTTGGTTTGTACCCTAACGGAACAGTTAGAAGGTGAAATCACATTATTCAGAGACCATGGCACAACATTTGAATTACGATTTTCAGAGTTAAAGTATCGTCAGAGGGTATAA
- a CDS encoding hybrid sensor histidine kinase/response regulator, translating into MSPVKILIVEDELLIAKGLARKLQKLGYEVVGIVSSGKAALNKIREIIPDIILMDIVIKGDMDGIETTEEIRKQYNIPVIYVTAYADDETLSRAEETGSYGYLLKPFKEREVHATIKMTLKKYQESLNIESSLAQAKSKSQEKTEYISIASHDLKTPLTAIQMSAGMLQRYGNKLTEEKKEKHLKRIQTAAQHMHQLLEDILTLSRTEFGKLEFNPEQINVVEFCEEIIEEIKVIASSKHNLVLTLYGENRIINLDAMILRHVLSNLLSNAIKYSPNGGTVKLDITQTESEIRLAVRDQGIGLPLDYQQKLFQRFERGANVGKIPGTGLGLSIVKRLIDLHGGEIMVESEQGKGSAFTVTFPCVF; encoded by the coding sequence ATGTCTCCTGTCAAAATTTTAATTGTTGAGGATGAATTACTGATTGCCAAAGGATTAGCCCGTAAATTACAAAAATTAGGCTATGAAGTAGTGGGGATTGTCTCTTCTGGAAAAGCAGCTCTCAATAAAATTAGAGAGATTATTCCTGATATAATTCTAATGGATATTGTGATTAAAGGGGATATGGATGGTATTGAAACTACAGAAGAAATTAGAAAACAATATAATATTCCAGTTATCTATGTAACGGCTTATGCTGATGATGAGACCTTGTCCCGTGCTGAAGAAACCGGCTCTTATGGCTATTTACTCAAACCTTTTAAGGAAAGGGAAGTTCATGCCACGATTAAAATGACGTTAAAAAAATATCAGGAAAGCTTAAATATAGAATCTTCGTTAGCTCAGGCAAAATCTAAAAGTCAAGAAAAAACAGAATACATCTCGATCGCGTCCCATGACTTGAAAACGCCTTTAACCGCAATTCAAATGTCGGCAGGAATGTTACAACGTTATGGTAATAAACTAACGGAAGAGAAAAAAGAGAAGCACTTAAAGCGCATTCAAACCGCAGCACAGCATATGCATCAGTTATTGGAAGATATTCTCACATTAAGCCGGACTGAATTTGGCAAGTTAGAGTTTAATCCGGAACAGATTAATGTAGTCGAGTTTTGTGAAGAGATTATTGAAGAAATCAAAGTGATTGCCTCTTCTAAGCATAACTTAGTGCTGACCCTTTATGGAGAAAACCGGATTATTAATCTTGATGCTATGATTCTACGCCATGTTCTCTCGAATTTGCTCTCGAATGCCATCAAGTATTCCCCAAATGGAGGAACTGTTAAGCTTGATATTACCCAAACTGAATCTGAGATTAGGCTTGCAGTTCGAGACCAAGGGATTGGGTTACCTCTAGACTATCAACAAAAACTGTTTCAACGGTTTGAACGAGGCGCGAATGTGGGGAAAATCCCCGGAACTGGCTTAGGACTTTCCATTGTGAAACGCTTAATTGATCTCCATGGAGGTGAAATCATGGTGGAGAGTGAACAAGGAAAGGGAAGTGCTTTTACCGTTACCTTCCCCTGTGTTTTCTAG
- a CDS encoding multicopper oxidase family protein codes for MLNRRKLLTYMAGTSGTILLSQCNRKTISQAPAMPNTHISQDGFLSVDMVAQEMPMQFGRNRLMQWGYNGQIPGPRLEAKPGDTIQINFQNQLPQTSNLHYHGLHIPPTGKADNVFIAVPPGEQFSYEFTLPENHPAVTSWYHPHYHGQVAEQVFKGLAGLLIVRGELDEIPEIKAASEEFLVLQDFSANRNAHLSHGAIMLGREGELVTVNGKIKPEFSIPAQGLLRLHLLNASSSRFYRLSLDEHPFYLIATDGGAISEPVELRELLLAPGERVQVLISGDRPPSQYTLSSLPYDRGTVGMMGHMRLSSSSNQTQAIATFKYTEPVAPIPLPKTLIPITPLPEPQTLRQFTLNHGMTPGRGMVFLINDRVFNHQRIDVRVKLNQIEEWEIINPGGMDHPFHIHLNSFQVIGRNQTPEPLLAWKDVVNVRRGETVRLRIQYQDFIGKTVYHCHILDHEDQGMMGMLEIV; via the coding sequence ATGCTCAACCGACGAAAATTACTGACTTATATGGCCGGTACAAGCGGCACAATCCTACTGAGTCAATGTAATCGAAAAACGATCAGCCAAGCACCAGCTATGCCGAATACTCATATCAGTCAAGACGGATTTTTATCTGTGGATATGGTTGCCCAAGAAATGCCAATGCAATTCGGCAGAAATCGGCTCATGCAATGGGGATATAATGGGCAAATTCCCGGGCCAAGACTAGAAGCGAAACCCGGAGATACGATTCAAATTAATTTTCAGAATCAATTACCCCAAACGAGCAACCTTCATTATCACGGATTGCATATTCCGCCCACAGGAAAGGCTGATAATGTGTTTATTGCTGTTCCTCCTGGAGAACAATTCAGCTATGAATTTACGCTGCCTGAAAATCATCCGGCGGTCACCTCTTGGTATCATCCCCATTACCATGGACAAGTAGCAGAACAGGTATTTAAAGGATTAGCTGGCTTGTTGATTGTCCGGGGTGAATTAGACGAAATTCCAGAAATTAAAGCCGCTTCTGAAGAATTTTTAGTGTTACAAGATTTTAGTGCTAATCGTAATGCCCACCTCTCCCATGGGGCAATTATGTTAGGGAGAGAAGGAGAATTGGTGACGGTGAATGGGAAAATCAAGCCAGAGTTTTCTATTCCTGCCCAAGGTTTGCTGCGCTTACACTTGTTGAATGCGTCCAGTTCTCGGTTTTATCGCTTATCCTTAGATGAACATCCCTTTTATTTAATTGCTACAGATGGGGGTGCAATTTCCGAACCGGTAGAATTAAGAGAATTACTGTTAGCGCCAGGAGAGCGAGTACAGGTTTTAATTTCAGGCGATCGCCCCCCATCCCAGTATACGTTATCGAGTTTACCCTATGACCGGGGAACCGTGGGCATGATGGGGCATATGAGATTATCCTCTAGCAGCAACCAAACTCAGGCGATCGCCACGTTCAAGTATACTGAACCTGTCGCCCCCATTCCCCTACCCAAAACCCTGATTCCCATTACACCGTTACCTGAACCGCAAACCCTGCGCCAGTTTACCCTCAATCATGGCATGACTCCAGGAAGGGGAATGGTATTTTTGATTAACGATCGGGTCTTTAATCATCAACGTATCGATGTTAGGGTCAAATTGAATCAAATTGAAGAGTGGGAAATCATTAATCCAGGAGGAATGGATCATCCCTTTCATATCCATCTCAACTCATTCCAAGTGATCGGCCGCAATCAAACTCCTGAACCGCTTTTAGCCTGGAAAGATGTGGTTAATGTCCGTCGTGGTGAAACCGTTCGCTTGCGAATTCAGTATCAAGATTTTATCGGCAAAACCGTTTACCACTGTCATATCCTCGACCATGAAGATCAAGGTATGATGGGTATGTTAGAGATTGTTTGA
- a CDS encoding pentapeptide repeat-containing protein, producing the protein MTVKKIPTYLIGLLSVCLILSLSLTGSIGNLSPAFAQNYEKVDLKGADFSGKDLIEAQFDQADLTESSFVGADLRGASLFGAKLIRANLEGADLRYSTIGEANFRKANLKDVLFEGAFAQLASFRDANIEGADFTDVILRDDAQEYLCAIAKGTNPITGENTRDTLYCD; encoded by the coding sequence ATGACCGTCAAAAAAATTCCTACTTATCTGATTGGGTTATTGAGTGTATGCCTAATCCTGAGCCTGAGCCTGACTGGAAGCATCGGTAACCTATCCCCAGCGTTTGCCCAAAACTATGAAAAAGTAGACCTGAAAGGTGCTGATTTTTCGGGTAAAGATCTCATAGAAGCTCAATTCGATCAAGCAGATCTGACTGAAAGCAGCTTTGTGGGAGCAGACTTGCGAGGCGCGAGTTTATTTGGAGCCAAATTAATTAGAGCGAATTTAGAAGGAGCCGATCTGAGATATTCCACTATTGGAGAAGCCAATTTTAGAAAGGCGAACTTAAAAGATGTTCTCTTTGAAGGGGCTTTTGCCCAACTGGCCAGCTTTAGAGATGCTAATATCGAGGGAGCAGATTTTACTGATGTGATTCTCCGAGATGATGCTCAGGAATATTTATGTGCGATCGCCAAAGGAACCAACCCCATCACCGGAGAAAACACCCGCGATACCCTTTACTGTGATTAA
- a CDS encoding DUF760 domain-containing protein, with protein MNPNIPSQHSDLFEQLANDNNVLGQYLHSLDPEAVNHLSQPSKEALSVMEHNIVGLLGHLPPDHFGVTITTSREQLGRLLASAMMTGYFLHKAETRMGLEEHLANLSDEE; from the coding sequence ATGAATCCTAACATACCCTCCCAACATTCCGATCTCTTCGAGCAATTGGCTAATGACAACAACGTCCTAGGTCAATATCTGCATTCCCTAGACCCTGAAGCTGTTAATCATCTCTCACAACCCTCTAAAGAAGCCCTCAGCGTCATGGAACACAACATTGTGGGATTGCTGGGACATTTGCCTCCAGACCATTTCGGAGTGACTATCACCACCAGTCGGGAACAGTTAGGCCGTTTGTTGGCTTCGGCAATGATGACGGGCTATTTTCTGCATAAAGCGGAAACTCGCATGGGATTGGAAGAGCATCTGGCAAACTTAAGCGACGAAGAGTAA
- the aroH gene encoding chorismate mutase, which produces MGWQVRAIRGATTVEDNTVEAIKKAVTELLDELDRKNRLCPDQLISVTFSVTRDLDAVFPAAIARQRKGWDHVPLLDVQQMHVEGALSHCIRFLIHAYLPVEHHVSHPYLRGARKLRPDLNPDLQEGLS; this is translated from the coding sequence GTGGGTTGGCAAGTCCGGGCAATTCGTGGAGCAACGACAGTAGAAGACAATACCGTTGAGGCGATCAAGAAAGCGGTCACCGAGTTACTCGATGAGCTAGACCGAAAAAACCGGCTTTGTCCTGACCAACTGATTAGTGTCACGTTTTCAGTCACCCGCGATCTCGATGCAGTGTTTCCAGCAGCGATCGCCCGTCAAAGAAAAGGATGGGATCATGTGCCATTATTGGATGTGCAACAAATGCATGTGGAAGGAGCCTTATCCCACTGTATCCGATTTCTAATTCATGCTTATTTGCCTGTGGAACATCATGTGAGCCATCCCTACTTAAGAGGGGCGAGAAAACTACGACCCGACTTAAACCCAGATCTGCAAGAGGGATTAAGCTAA
- the sppA gene encoding signal peptide peptidase SppA — protein sequence MIWFFKSKARKQIARIEINGAIASATRKRVLEALKTIEEKKYPALLLRIDSPGGTVGDSQEIYAALMRLRKKLKIVASFGNISASGGVYIGMGAEHIVSNPGTITGSIGVILRGNNLERLLEKIGVSFKVVKSGPYKDILAFDRELTQEEQDILQQMIDTSYQQFVETVAQSRNLEVDRVKSFADGRIFTGQQALELGVVDRLGTEEDARLWLAELVDLDPQKTECKTIEEPKPLWSRIISGDNQVKSGLPAAMDWLEFEASTNGLPLWLYRP from the coding sequence ATGATTTGGTTTTTTAAGTCAAAAGCACGAAAGCAAATAGCTCGGATTGAAATTAATGGGGCGATCGCCTCTGCAACTCGCAAACGGGTTTTAGAAGCACTCAAAACGATCGAAGAGAAAAAATACCCGGCTCTGCTACTGCGGATTGATTCTCCTGGGGGAACTGTGGGAGATTCCCAGGAAATTTACGCTGCCTTAATGCGACTGCGCAAGAAGCTCAAAATCGTGGCCAGTTTTGGTAATATTTCTGCATCGGGTGGCGTGTATATCGGCATGGGAGCCGAGCATATCGTCTCTAACCCTGGAACGATCACCGGCAGTATTGGTGTGATCTTGCGTGGTAATAACTTAGAGCGCCTGCTAGAGAAAATTGGGGTCTCGTTTAAGGTGGTCAAATCTGGCCCTTACAAAGATATCTTGGCCTTTGACCGAGAATTAACCCAGGAGGAGCAAGATATTCTCCAACAAATGATTGATACCAGTTATCAACAGTTTGTCGAAACGGTTGCCCAATCTCGGAACTTAGAGGTAGATCGGGTTAAAAGTTTTGCCGATGGTCGAATTTTCACCGGTCAACAGGCCTTAGAGTTAGGCGTGGTTGACCGACTGGGAACCGAAGAAGATGCTCGCCTCTGGTTAGCCGAATTGGTCGATCTTGACCCCCAAAAAACCGAGTGTAAAACCATTGAAGAACCCAAACCTTTATGGAGTCGCATTATTAGTGGCGATAATCAGGTAAAATCAGGATTGCCGGCTGCGATGGACTGGTTGGAGTTTGAGGCATCAACCAATGGCTTGCCCTTATGGTTATATCGACCTTGA